In a genomic window of Pedobacter sp. KBS0701:
- a CDS encoding GLPGLI family protein, translating to MLKSFFLGLIILLTAQISFAQSKDNDRFEWSAQYKFYFKTDSMQSQPNSEYMLLMFNQQISGFRSVSRFLLDSIRKTSNYKERPQSERVAIGMKYPTNFEEYIFTDLNKGQVTVTTVANLSVPTSPQYTEFVSPKWQIKNQTKRINNISCTRAETVLFGRKWIAWYANDYTFPFGPYKFYGLPGLIIEIADATGSYRYELVKFKKEQIIYPRVPVDNVLKVSKAKCLELFRTGKYTTAMFKNVQIEGRGPEYFKRMQDGMDKKRKRDNNPIELQP from the coding sequence ATGTTAAAATCATTTTTTCTTGGCTTGATAATTCTCTTAACGGCTCAAATATCTTTTGCACAGTCTAAAGATAATGATCGGTTTGAATGGAGCGCCCAATATAAATTCTATTTCAAAACAGATAGTATGCAGTCTCAACCAAACTCTGAATATATGTTACTGATGTTTAATCAGCAAATTTCAGGTTTTAGGTCTGTATCCAGATTCCTCCTTGACAGTATTAGGAAAACAAGTAATTATAAAGAAAGGCCTCAAAGTGAGCGTGTTGCCATTGGAATGAAATACCCGACCAATTTTGAAGAGTATATTTTTACTGACCTTAACAAAGGACAAGTTACCGTTACCACTGTTGCTAATTTAAGTGTTCCAACCAGTCCTCAATATACTGAGTTTGTATCGCCTAAATGGCAAATCAAAAACCAGACAAAAAGAATCAATAACATTTCTTGTACAAGGGCGGAGACTGTTTTATTTGGACGCAAATGGATTGCCTGGTATGCTAATGATTATACTTTTCCCTTTGGACCATATAAATTTTATGGTTTGCCAGGATTGATTATAGAAATCGCTGATGCTACTGGTAGCTATCGATATGAACTTGTAAAGTTTAAAAAAGAGCAAATTATTTATCCCCGGGTTCCAGTGGACAATGTGCTAAAAGTTAGCAAAGCGAAGTGTTTGGAATTGTTTCGTACCGGAAAATATACAACAGCAATGTTTAAAAACGTTCAAATTGAAGGGCGCGGTCCTGAGTATTTTAAGCGTATGCAGGATGGCATGGACAAAAAGCGTAAGAGGGATAACAATCCTATAGAATTACAGCCGTAA
- a CDS encoding RNA polymerase sigma factor, protein MEYRATAYKDLVDGELIKLLKLSDQTAYQEIYCRYWVMLFRHARRMLSNDEEARDLIQDLFLTLWNKAPALNIETSLSSYLYGMIRYKVFDLIDKRKVRKDHLKSLGDFIEQGEYTTDHAVRENELSRIIEHEISMLPTKMREAFELSRKSHFSYQQISMQMDISDQTVKKQIYNALKILRLKLGSICL, encoded by the coding sequence ATGGAATACCGTGCAACTGCTTATAAAGATCTTGTTGACGGTGAGTTGATAAAACTGTTGAAACTCAGTGACCAAACAGCTTACCAGGAAATATATTGCCGTTACTGGGTTATGCTGTTTCGTCATGCCAGACGGATGTTATCCAATGATGAAGAAGCTAGAGACCTGATACAGGATTTGTTTTTGACGCTTTGGAATAAGGCACCAGCGCTAAATATAGAAACCTCGCTCAGCTCCTATCTATATGGCATGATCAGGTACAAGGTATTTGATCTAATCGATAAAAGAAAAGTGCGTAAAGACCATCTGAAATCGTTGGGAGACTTTATAGAACAAGGTGAATACACCACAGATCATGCGGTAAGAGAAAATGAACTGAGCAGAATAATCGAGCATGAAATTTCCATGCTTCCTACAAAAATGCGCGAAGCGTTTGAACTCAGCAGAAAATCTCATTTCAGCTATCAGCAAATCAGCATGCAAATGGATATCTCAGACCAGACCGTTAAAAAGCAGATCTATAACGCACTTAAGATCCTACGCCTGAAACTGGGAAGCATTTGTCTTTAA
- a CDS encoding RagB/SusD family nutrient uptake outer membrane protein, whose translation MKIQYLFPLLIIMLTVTSCEKYLDVAPKDFTTPETYFLSAGDLDKALTGIYSQLNNRGVYGRNLVFDLAFGSDEAFYKRSAAKIDPIVYNADGSNNTITTTWSSLYTGINSANLLLANINKPVMDETLRGRIKGEALFLRAFFYFQLVHNWGDVPLILTPTLSGLEVDHARTPQKEVYAQILGDMITAEGLVGNIKDYGFSGRVSKTAVQGILARVCLKMAGAPLNDVSKFEEARKWSEMVIKSGVHKLNPDYAQIFINHAQDKYDINENLWEVEVVGNGLSNPIYPGGGFAKKLSVRNTSPQLYGYAEVGATAVLYRKYDDAHDVRKNRNIATYYFPVITSGNLADTLAFLPTDIYARDTGKWRIQDEIAVQRNPDFGPTNFPLLRYADVLLMYAEAENEVNGPTKLAFDALNEVRTRAKARNFTAVDAPNKDKFRAIIQDERSRELCYEALRKFDLIRWGIFINVMKDVENDILNNAPTNLQYGATGYTNVKARNLLLPIPTLELSLNSLMRQNPGY comes from the coding sequence ATGAAAATACAATATTTATTCCCTCTGCTCATCATCATGTTAACGGTAACATCCTGTGAAAAATACCTTGATGTAGCACCTAAAGACTTTACCACCCCAGAAACCTATTTCTTGTCTGCTGGCGACCTCGACAAGGCACTTACAGGTATCTATAGCCAACTTAATAACAGAGGTGTATATGGTAGAAACCTGGTTTTTGATTTGGCCTTTGGCAGCGATGAGGCATTTTATAAAAGATCAGCAGCTAAGATAGATCCGATTGTTTATAATGCCGATGGTTCTAATAACACCATTACCACTACCTGGAGTTCTTTATATACTGGAATTAACTCCGCTAATTTGTTGTTGGCTAATATCAATAAGCCTGTAATGGATGAAACGCTTAGAGGGAGAATTAAAGGTGAAGCCTTGTTTTTGCGCGCATTCTTTTATTTCCAGTTGGTACACAATTGGGGCGATGTACCATTGATCCTGACGCCTACCCTTTCCGGATTAGAAGTAGATCATGCCCGTACGCCACAAAAAGAGGTATATGCCCAGATCCTGGGCGATATGATCACGGCAGAAGGTTTGGTAGGTAACATCAAAGATTATGGATTTTCCGGAAGGGTGAGCAAAACAGCTGTTCAAGGCATCCTGGCAAGAGTTTGCCTAAAAATGGCCGGCGCGCCTTTAAATGATGTGTCGAAGTTTGAGGAGGCCAGAAAATGGTCGGAGATGGTTATTAAATCGGGTGTACACAAATTAAATCCTGATTACGCGCAAATTTTCATTAATCATGCACAGGATAAATATGATATTAACGAGAATTTATGGGAGGTTGAAGTTGTAGGAAATGGATTGTCAAATCCAATCTATCCGGGTGGTGGTTTTGCTAAAAAGCTATCGGTGCGTAATACATCTCCTCAATTATATGGCTATGCCGAAGTGGGTGCAACTGCAGTATTGTACCGCAAATATGATGATGCCCATGATGTTCGTAAAAATAGAAATATCGCAACCTATTATTTTCCGGTAATCACTAGTGGCAATTTAGCAGATACTTTAGCATTTCTGCCAACAGATATCTACGCCAGAGATACCGGAAAGTGGCGGATCCAGGATGAAATAGCGGTTCAAAGAAATCCCGATTTCGGACCAACAAACTTTCCGCTATTGCGTTATGCCGATGTATTGCTAATGTACGCTGAGGCTGAAAATGAAGTGAACGGACCGACCAAATTAGCGTTTGATGCATTAAATGAAGTAAGAACCAGGGCTAAAGCGAGAAACTTTACTGCCGTAGATGCTCCTAATAAAGATAAATTTCGCGCAATAATCCAGGATGAACGTTCCAGAGAACTGTGCTATGAAGCACTTCGCAAATTCGATTTGATTAGATGGGGAATATTTATCAACGTGATGAAGGATGTAGAAAATGACATCCTAAACAATGCGCCTACCAATCTTCAGTATGGTGCAACGGGTTACACCAATGTAAAAGCCCGTAATCTGCTATTGCCTATTCCAACACTAGAGTTAAGTTTAAATAGTTTAATGAGACAAAATCCAGGATATTAA
- a CDS encoding AraC family transcriptional regulator, which translates to MKSIPVDQLQNKTNTGLQVIAFKADDKPHQNQIYDVHRDDHYIFFILKKGSGKLRVEFQDITVPAGHIYYVLPSQIHTKVQGDQAEGWFLAVDTSLIAGSLRDVFENRLNLQLPGKLSKYELTQYETLLGLLHNEFTQRQGNPYYLPIIHALVQSFLGMAASSYNSSDTIANKHTRSAEIARKFKNLLSINIKAIKNPSAYASMLNISTGHLNEAIKGVTGSTVSYWIQQEVCTEAKCLLYHSDADVKEIAHELGFNDYAYFIRAFRKVCGISPLKFRSLNRK; encoded by the coding sequence ATGAAGAGCATTCCAGTAGATCAGTTGCAAAATAAGACCAATACAGGTCTTCAGGTCATCGCTTTTAAAGCTGATGACAAACCGCATCAAAACCAGATTTATGATGTTCACAGGGATGATCATTATATATTTTTCATTCTAAAAAAAGGTTCAGGAAAACTCAGGGTTGAATTTCAGGACATCACCGTTCCTGCCGGGCACATTTACTATGTATTGCCTTCACAAATTCATACCAAAGTACAGGGCGACCAGGCCGAAGGCTGGTTCCTTGCTGTAGACACTTCATTAATTGCGGGCAGCTTAAGAGATGTTTTTGAGAACAGGCTGAATCTCCAGTTACCCGGTAAATTATCCAAATACGAATTAACCCAATACGAAACCCTGCTTGGCCTTCTGCATAATGAGTTTACCCAGCGGCAAGGTAATCCATATTACCTGCCGATTATCCACGCCCTTGTCCAATCGTTTTTGGGAATGGCCGCCAGTAGCTATAATTCTTCAGACACCATAGCAAATAAACATACCCGCTCAGCGGAAATCGCCCGGAAGTTCAAAAATCTACTTTCAATAAATATAAAGGCCATAAAAAATCCATCTGCTTATGCTTCAATGCTTAATATATCAACAGGTCACCTAAATGAGGCGATAAAGGGTGTTACAGGTTCAACGGTAAGCTATTGGATACAGCAGGAAGTGTGCACTGAAGCTAAATGTTTATTGTATCACAGCGACGCGGATGTGAAAGAGATTGCTCATGAATTAGGATTTAATGATTACGCTTATTTCATTCGCGCTTTCAGAAAAGTGTGCGGAATCTCTCCTTTAAAATTCAGATCGCTTAACCGGAAGTAA
- a CDS encoding FecR family protein: protein MSSTPEELIRKYLDHTCTPEERTIVESWYNSTAASAEDPGHPDYAELDNNIWKELRKASQPPRRLNWLVITSAAACLAICLFFYHSNEQRNNQKPVSISRIMPGTNQAELLLSDGTVIPLSNAKAGLMTAKNGAMVAQLGGGKLTFNGTNALSSGPEVSYNTLRTPRGGQYQIELPDGTRAWLNAESSLKFPNIFGAAERTVEIVGEVYFEVAANKHKPFKVISQGQMVEVLGTHFNVSSYPNETLTKTTLMEGSVKVVTENNVVLIKPGEQTLFNIESHQITVQKTDLEEAIAWKQGYFQFTNEDIKSIMRKLSRWYNIDVNYSKNFVDQRFTGSVSRFDEAAKVLRMLEYTGSIHFKIEGRRVTVMP, encoded by the coding sequence ATGAGTAGCACACCAGAAGAGTTAATTAGGAAATACCTTGACCATACTTGTACACCAGAAGAACGTACTATCGTCGAATCCTGGTATAATTCTACGGCAGCTTCGGCTGAAGATCCCGGCCACCCAGACTACGCGGAACTGGACAACAATATCTGGAAGGAACTAAGAAAAGCCAGCCAGCCACCCAGAAGACTAAATTGGTTAGTGATCACGAGCGCCGCGGCCTGCCTGGCAATATGCCTTTTCTTCTATCATTCAAATGAACAACGCAATAATCAAAAGCCGGTCAGCATTTCCAGGATAATGCCAGGAACAAATCAGGCCGAACTGCTTTTATCAGATGGAACGGTTATACCATTATCCAATGCAAAAGCCGGGCTAATGACAGCTAAGAACGGAGCCATGGTGGCACAATTGGGAGGTGGCAAATTAACATTTAATGGCACCAATGCGTTATCTTCTGGTCCCGAAGTCAGCTATAATACCTTAAGAACACCTCGTGGTGGCCAATATCAGATTGAGCTTCCCGATGGTACAAGAGCCTGGCTAAACGCGGAATCTTCATTAAAATTTCCAAACATTTTTGGTGCTGCTGAACGAACCGTGGAAATTGTTGGGGAAGTCTACTTTGAAGTGGCAGCTAATAAACACAAGCCATTTAAGGTAATCAGCCAGGGACAGATGGTAGAAGTGTTGGGAACACATTTTAATGTGAGTAGTTATCCCAATGAGACCCTCACCAAAACAACGCTGATGGAAGGATCAGTCAAAGTGGTTACCGAAAATAATGTTGTATTAATCAAACCCGGAGAACAAACCTTGTTTAATATAGAAAGCCACCAAATAACTGTTCAAAAAACAGACCTGGAAGAGGCGATAGCGTGGAAACAGGGATATTTCCAGTTTACTAACGAAGATATAAAGAGCATTATGCGAAAATTATCCCGTTGGTATAATATTGATGTTAACTATAGCAAGAATTTCGTTGACCAGCGCTTTACGGGATCAGTATCCCGATTTGATGAAGCAGCAAAAGTGCTCAGGATGTTGGAATATACCGGAAGTATTCATTTTAAAATAGAAGGAAGGAGGGTAACTGTTATGCCATAA
- a CDS encoding serine hydrolase, whose amino-acid sequence MRKTFLLITIGLLSFNLTFGQSAQYKQLDSLFNALFKQKMFNGNVLIADKGKMIFEKSYGLANEKTGQKLNNQTIFELASVSKQFTAMGIVLLEKQGKLNYDDKISKYIPELAFYGNISIRNLLNHTGGLPDYMEIFEEKWDKTKFATNQDIVDVFAKYRPKVIFQPGEKYQYSDTGYTLLALIIEKVSDKTFGQFLSENIFQPLKMRNTFVYRSRFEPKQIKNYALGYVTDSLGHKVLPDSFGKEFYTYYLDGIVGDGTVNATADDLLKWDRALYTNKLVDAKDKELIFNSAKTSDGKETNYGFGWFVGNSKKYGKIVYHTGGWPGYSTYIERHLDNDKTIIILQNHSEAKINSFLQKVRTILYN is encoded by the coding sequence ATGAGAAAAACATTCTTACTGATTACAATTGGGCTTTTATCATTTAATCTCACATTTGGTCAGTCTGCGCAATACAAGCAACTTGACAGCTTATTTAACGCGCTTTTTAAGCAGAAAATGTTTAATGGAAATGTGCTGATTGCAGACAAAGGGAAAATGATATTTGAAAAAAGTTATGGTCTTGCTAATGAGAAAACCGGACAAAAACTTAATAACCAAACCATATTTGAGTTGGCATCTGTTTCCAAACAATTTACGGCGATGGGAATTGTTTTGTTAGAAAAACAAGGAAAACTGAACTATGATGACAAAATTTCGAAATACATTCCCGAATTAGCTTTTTACGGAAATATCAGCATCAGAAATTTACTTAATCACACTGGCGGGCTTCCTGACTATATGGAGATTTTTGAAGAAAAGTGGGATAAAACAAAATTTGCTACCAATCAGGATATTGTAGATGTCTTCGCGAAATACAGACCAAAAGTTATTTTTCAACCAGGCGAAAAATACCAGTACAGCGATACAGGTTATACTTTGTTAGCGTTGATAATAGAAAAAGTATCAGATAAGACATTTGGACAGTTTTTGAGTGAAAACATATTTCAACCCTTAAAAATGAGAAATACGTTTGTCTATAGAAGTAGATTTGAACCAAAACAAATAAAGAATTATGCTCTTGGTTATGTTACAGATAGCTTAGGACACAAAGTACTTCCAGATAGTTTTGGAAAAGAGTTTTACACGTATTACCTAGATGGAATAGTAGGTGACGGAACCGTAAACGCTACAGCAGATGATCTGTTAAAATGGGACAGAGCACTTTATACCAATAAATTGGTAGATGCAAAAGATAAAGAACTTATATTTAATTCTGCAAAAACCAGCGATGGAAAAGAAACCAATTATGGATTTGGTTGGTTCGTAGGGAATTCGAAAAAATATGGCAAAATTGTCTATCATACCGGAGGTTGGCCAGGGTATTCCACTTATATAGAAAGGCATTTAGATAATGATAAAACGATAATAATCCTGCAAAATCATTCGGAAGCAAAAATAAATTCATTTCTGCAAAAAGTAAGAACGATATTGTATAATTAA
- a CDS encoding SDR family NAD(P)-dependent oxidoreductase — protein sequence MKTVLITGANKGIGFETARQLAQLNYFVYLGSRNNKRGLEAIQKMNDLGITNVANIQIDVADINSVRQARQELEGKISALDILINNAATGGVLPQDFSTLDLKNLREIFDTNFFGVIQTTQEFLPLLRKSERSSIINVSSEVGSLTALSAPGGNPSRDKFHAYGSSKTALNAFTVMLANELRNSGISVNSVTPGHTATDLNQFQGTRTVEQGAMPIVKLATGLEHGITAKFFKEGGEASW from the coding sequence ATGAAAACTGTATTGATTACCGGGGCAAACAAAGGAATCGGATTTGAAACTGCCAGGCAACTGGCCCAATTAAACTACTTTGTGTACTTAGGCAGCAGGAACAATAAACGTGGACTTGAAGCCATTCAAAAGATGAATGATCTCGGCATAACGAATGTAGCAAATATTCAAATTGATGTTGCCGATATAAATTCTGTACGCCAGGCGAGGCAGGAGCTGGAGGGTAAAATTAGCGCGTTAGACATTTTGATCAACAATGCGGCGACAGGTGGGGTATTACCTCAGGATTTCTCTACCCTTGATTTAAAAAACTTACGGGAGATTTTCGACACCAACTTTTTCGGTGTTATACAAACCACCCAGGAGTTCCTGCCATTGCTGCGAAAATCGGAGCGATCATCCATTATCAACGTTTCCAGTGAAGTGGGTTCACTCACCGCGCTGAGCGCACCGGGAGGAAACCCCAGCCGGGATAAATTCCATGCCTATGGTTCTTCTAAAACCGCACTGAACGCATTCACCGTAATGCTGGCAAACGAACTTCGTAACAGCGGCATCAGCGTTAACAGTGTCACTCCTGGTCATACCGCTACCGACCTTAACCAATTCCAGGGAACCAGGACGGTAGAACAAGGTGCCATGCCAATTGTTAAACTGGCCACTGGTCTTGAGCATGGAATTACGGCTAAATTCTTTAAAGAAGGGGGCGAGGCCTCCTGGTAA
- a CDS encoding TonB-dependent receptor, protein MNFYIRNNPALSGTSKLYKTQWVMRIKLTILFLIAFLLHVSAASFAQRVSLSLKQASIATILADIRKQTGYHFIYNIQMLEKARPIDVNIKNVSLTDALESCLSGQPFIFIIEEKTVIIKEKKVAPSLAIEVRGTVTDTTGRPVPGAIVQLKGTALAVVTDNAGIYTIKVPNDNDILIFKSIGYDTREIAVSGRKIIDVRLRESVSQLDEMIVIGYGTVAKRDLVGSVGSANVADMNKAPVRSFEEALAGRIAGVQVTSVDGQPGSNINIIIRGANSITGTNAPLYVIDGFAIENPNNNNINPNDIESIETLKDAAATAIYGARGSNGVIIITTKSGKEGTAVIAYDGSYGAQKVIQRMEVFDAYEFVKYSFERIPDLAPLLYINADRPSLESYRNVEAVNWQDRMFRSAAQQNHSLSISGGTKGTKYAFSGNYLDQEGVLVTSGYQRYQGRMRITQSVSDKFMLAGNINYSHNKQFGSSPIPGSGSFLSEALMYSVWGYRPVNGNPGVDVGEEDIDLSVDIVNDKRFNPLKNYENMLRDRIGSSLSANAYGEYTLNDFKFKVGGSITREMTRLNSFDGSGTRAGSPLTPQGQASGVSGSVSFSEVNNYVNTNQVTYDKKFGKYHQLNAIGVFEISGRSASGFGATANFIPNEALGVYGLDEGVPNSISSSATDNTLISFLSRVQYNYGSKYLATLSMRADASSKFSKGNKTGYFPSGGIAWRFSKEKFMKPLKFISDAKLRATIGATGNNRVSDFAYMSTLFQSISGIYPFNNGISRGVIATDLGNNKLKWETTIQTDLGLELSFFKDRVNLNVDAYKKTTKDLLLNATLPPSLGFDRSFKNIGSVGNRGLEFTLEASNIRNKTFSWSSNFNIAFNRNEVLALTQNQTALVSQINWDTNYRNLPAYMAKIGEPIGMFYGLIWEGNYQYADFNKLPSGKYLLKPEIASNGNDREDIQPGDIKYRDLNGDGIANTSDYTVIGNPNPDFIGGFSNNFTYKGFDLNVFFQFSYGNEVLNANRIVFEGFGRSSQNMFATYANRWTPENPNNTYYRTGGYGPNAYSSRVIEDASFLRLKTVSLGYQLPAKLMKSIGVKSLRFNLSAQNLYTWTKYQGYDPEVSAYNSALTPGFDWSVYPRARTITFGANLTF, encoded by the coding sequence ATGAATTTTTACATACGAAACAATCCTGCTTTATCAGGTACCTCAAAGCTCTATAAAACACAGTGGGTTATGCGCATTAAATTAACAATCCTTTTCCTAATCGCCTTTCTATTGCACGTTTCAGCTGCTAGTTTCGCACAGCGGGTAAGCCTTTCCCTTAAACAGGCATCGATAGCCACAATCCTGGCCGACATTAGGAAACAAACCGGATATCATTTTATATACAACATTCAAATGTTGGAGAAGGCCAGGCCAATTGATGTGAACATCAAAAATGTGTCGCTAACCGATGCACTGGAAAGCTGTCTCTCAGGACAACCCTTTATCTTCATCATCGAAGAAAAAACAGTAATCATTAAAGAAAAGAAAGTGGCGCCGTCATTAGCCATTGAAGTCAGGGGAACTGTAACAGACACCACAGGCCGCCCGGTACCAGGGGCGATTGTACAATTGAAAGGAACTGCTCTTGCTGTGGTGACAGATAACGCTGGAATTTACACGATAAAAGTACCTAATGATAACGATATATTGATCTTCAAATCCATTGGCTATGATACCAGGGAAATTGCCGTCTCAGGTAGAAAAATAATTGATGTAAGGCTGAGGGAAAGTGTTTCACAACTGGATGAAATGATAGTAATCGGTTACGGTACTGTTGCAAAAAGAGATTTAGTAGGATCTGTTGGATCAGCGAATGTGGCCGACATGAACAAAGCACCAGTAAGGTCTTTCGAAGAAGCTTTGGCCGGTCGTATTGCAGGTGTTCAGGTAACCTCAGTTGACGGCCAGCCTGGGTCGAACATCAATATTATTATTCGCGGAGCAAATTCAATTACAGGCACAAATGCCCCACTTTATGTAATTGATGGTTTTGCAATCGAAAATCCAAATAACAACAATATCAATCCAAATGATATTGAATCGATTGAAACACTAAAAGATGCCGCGGCTACGGCAATTTATGGCGCCAGGGGTTCCAATGGAGTAATTATTATCACCACCAAATCTGGTAAAGAGGGAACTGCGGTGATCGCTTACGATGGCAGTTATGGTGCTCAAAAGGTTATTCAGCGCATGGAGGTATTTGATGCTTACGAATTCGTAAAGTATTCCTTCGAAAGGATACCAGATCTCGCTCCTTTATTATATATTAATGCAGATCGTCCTTCTCTTGAGTCTTATCGTAATGTAGAGGCTGTAAATTGGCAAGACCGTATGTTTAGGAGTGCAGCACAACAAAACCACAGTTTGTCCATCAGCGGTGGAACAAAGGGTACCAAATATGCATTTTCAGGCAACTATTTAGATCAGGAGGGAGTTTTGGTGACTTCAGGTTACCAGCGTTACCAGGGACGTATGCGCATAACCCAGAGCGTTTCTGATAAGTTCATGCTGGCGGGGAACATCAATTATAGCCATAATAAGCAATTCGGCAGTTCACCTATTCCAGGTTCAGGTTCATTTTTATCTGAAGCATTGATGTATAGTGTATGGGGATATAGACCTGTAAATGGAAACCCGGGAGTTGATGTCGGAGAAGAAGACATTGATCTTTCTGTTGATATTGTGAATGATAAGCGGTTTAATCCCCTTAAGAACTATGAAAATATGCTCCGCGACAGGATCGGAAGTTCACTAAGTGCCAATGCATACGGAGAGTACACCTTAAACGATTTTAAGTTTAAGGTAGGTGGAAGTATCACACGTGAAATGACAAGGTTAAATTCGTTCGACGGTTCCGGTACACGTGCCGGAAGTCCCTTAACTCCACAAGGCCAGGCAAGTGGAGTGAGCGGCTCAGTTTCATTTTCTGAAGTAAATAATTATGTCAACACGAATCAGGTTACTTATGATAAGAAATTTGGAAAATATCATCAGTTAAATGCAATTGGTGTATTTGAAATCTCAGGCAGAAGTGCCAGTGGTTTTGGTGCAACGGCTAACTTTATTCCAAACGAAGCTCTTGGGGTTTATGGTTTAGACGAAGGGGTACCAAACAGCATTTCATCAAGCGCTACCGATAATACGCTTATTTCGTTTTTATCCAGGGTTCAGTATAATTATGGATCTAAATACTTAGCAACCCTATCTATGCGGGCAGATGCTTCTTCTAAGTTTTCCAAAGGGAATAAAACCGGATATTTTCCGTCAGGTGGGATTGCGTGGCGCTTTAGTAAGGAGAAATTTATGAAACCATTGAAATTTATTTCGGATGCAAAATTAAGAGCAACAATAGGTGCAACTGGTAATAACAGGGTAAGTGATTTTGCTTATATGTCTACGCTTTTCCAGTCTATCTCCGGAATCTATCCCTTTAACAATGGAATATCAAGAGGAGTGATTGCAACAGATTTAGGCAATAATAAATTGAAATGGGAAACCACTATTCAAACAGATTTAGGTTTGGAGTTATCTTTTTTTAAAGATCGTGTAAACTTAAATGTAGATGCCTATAAAAAAACCACTAAAGACCTATTACTCAATGCGACCCTGCCGCCTTCACTAGGTTTTGATCGTTCTTTTAAGAACATTGGTAGTGTAGGAAACAGGGGCCTGGAGTTTACTTTAGAAGCGTCAAATATCAGGAATAAAACATTCAGCTGGTCTAGTAACTTCAACATCGCATTTAACCGTAATGAGGTACTTGCACTAACGCAAAATCAAACAGCATTGGTTAGCCAAATTAACTGGGATACAAACTATAGGAATTTGCCAGCCTATATGGCTAAAATTGGAGAACCCATAGGCATGTTTTATGGATTAATTTGGGAAGGTAATTATCAATATGCAGATTTTAATAAACTTCCTTCAGGAAAATACCTGCTCAAACCCGAAATCGCATCAAATGGTAACGACCGCGAAGATATTCAACCAGGCGATATCAAATACCGCGACCTTAATGGCGATGGAATTGCCAATACAAGTGATTATACCGTAATTGGTAATCCCAACCCTGATTTCATCGGCGGTTTTTCTAATAATTTTACGTACAAAGGTTTCGATCTGAACGTATTCTTCCAATTTTCTTACGGAAATGAAGTATTGAATGCAAATAGAATCGTATTTGAAGGTTTTGGCCGTTCGTCGCAAAACATGTTTGCAACTTATGCCAACCGGTGGACGCCGGAAAACCCAAACAATACTTATTATAGAACAGGTGGATATGGCCCGAATGCCTACTCCAGCAGAGTGATTGAAGATGCCTCTTTTTTACGTTTGAAAACAGTTTCCCTCGGTTATCAGCTGCCTGCTAAATTAATGAAATCTATAGGAGTAAAATCCTTAAGGTTTAATTTGTCAGCACAGAATTTGTATACCTGGACCAAATATCAGGGATATGATCCTGAGGTTTCGGCCTATAACTCTGCCCTGACACCAGGATTCGACTGGTCTGTTTATCCACGTGCCAGAACAATAACATTTGGTGCAAACCTTACTTTTTAA